A single window of Narcine bancroftii isolate sNarBan1 chromosome 13, sNarBan1.hap1, whole genome shotgun sequence DNA harbors:
- the egln2 gene encoding egl nine homolog 1 isoform X2, which yields MDDPQAEWLTAHGRRSIAGAWSRPPVQRPGPWAAAAPPRVHMGLRGLGSEPVAGCSPLGRLLSPARHGRASGDDVSTRLLAVCPGTQLDTSPAGTQLDTSPAGTQLDTLSAGAQSITACPGTELDTLSAGSRSVTVCLGAQLDAVSAGTQSGTVCQGIQLDTLSAETQVETLCPGIQFDTLSERTQLDTLCPGIQLDTLSETIQLDTLCPGIQLDVLSAGTQLVTVGKVPGTGGRDLRGDYSDCYHPGDLQLSLDPLLRALSSSQQVPGQKRGLENGEDSCPVPGTWQGVAGASGQCSKRKRLENGNSEGSSRLLNGMAPYKRRRGEEGQISPLEGGRGTVQGSQLRLQTQELVSKYIVPCMNCYGICVKDNFLGGVLGGKILMEVLALHRNGTLMDGKVVSPLTVPTTNIRGDKIAWVEGSEPNCTSIGELMSRIDELIIHSAGRLGNYRINGRTKAMVACYPGRGTGYVRHIDNPNGDGRCVTCIYYLNRDWDVSVHGGLLQIFPENRSEVANIEPLFDRLLIFWSDRRNPHEVKPAFATRYAITVWYFDGKERIEAKERFKRASAQKALKFD from the exons ATGGACGACCCGCAGGCCGAGTGGCTGACAGCGCACGGCCGCCGGAGCATCGCCGGTGCCTGGAGCCGGCCGCCGGTGCAGCGTCCCGGCCCGTGGGCTGCAGCAGCCCCGCCACGCGTCCACATGGGGCTGCGGGGCTTGGGCAGCGAGCCGGTGGCGGGCTGCAGCCCGCTTGGCCGGCTTCTGTCTCCGGCTAGGCATGGCAGGGCGAGCGGAGACGATGTGTCCACCCGGTTACTTGCAGTGTGCCCGGGAACGCAGTTGGATACATCGCCGGCGGGAACGCAGTTGGATACATCGCCGGCGGGAACGCAGTTGGATACATTGTCGGCGGGAGCCCAGTCGATAACAGCGTGTCCGGGAACCGAGTTGGATACATTGTCGGCGGGAAGCCGGTCAGTTACAGTGTGCCTGGGAGCCCAACTGGATGCCGTGTCGGCAGGAACACAGTCAGGTACAGTGTGCCAAGGAATCCAATTGGATACATTGTCAGCAGAAACCCAGGTGGAAACATTGTGCCCGGGAATCCAGTTCGATACATTGTCAGAGAGAACTCAGTTGGATACATTGTGCCCAGGAATCCAGTTGGATACGTTGTCAGAGACAATCCAGTTGGATACATTGTGCCCAGGAATCCAGTTGGATGTATTGTCGGCGGGAACCCAGTTGGTTACAGTGGGTAAAGTGCCTGGTACTGGTGGCAGAGATCTGAGGGGGGATTACTCGGACTGCTACCACCCTGGCGATCTCCAGCTCTCCCTAGACCCGCTCCTCAGAGCACTCTCCTCCAGTCAGCAGGTCCCAGGCCAGAAAAGGGGCTTGGAAAATGGAGAGGACTCTTGTCCAGTGCCTGGCACTTGGCAGGGAGTGGCTGGTGCCAGTGGCCAGTGCTCCAAGAGGAAGAGGCTGGAGAACGGCAACAGCGAAGGGAGCTCCAGGCTGCTGAATGGCATGGCCCCCTacaagaggaggagaggagaggaaggacaAATTTCCCCTCTGGAAGGTGGCAGAGGGACAGTCCAGGGGTCACAACTGAGGCTGCAAACTCAGGAACTGGTCAGCAAGTACATCGTGCCCTGCATGAACTGCTATGGCATCTGCGTCAAGGATAACTTCCTTGGTGGAGTGTTGGGCGGCAAGATCCtgatggaggtgctggctctccaccggAACGGGACACTGATGGACGGCAAAGTGGTGAGCCCCCTCACCGTCCCCACCACCAACATCCGGGGGGATAAGATCGCCTGGGTGGAGGGGAGCGAGCCCAACTGCACCAGCATCGGGGAGCTGATGAGCAGGATTGACGAGCTGATCATTCACAGCGCCGGCAGGCTGGGCAACTACAGAATCAACGGGAGGACAAAG GCCATGGTGGCTTGTTATCCTGGCCGCGGAACCGGCTACGTCCGACACATCGACAATCCCAACGGAGACGGTCGGTGCGTCACCTGCATTTACTACCTGAACAGGGACTGGGATGTCAGC GTTCATGGCGGACTTTTGCAGATATTTCCGGAGAATCGATCTGAAGTTGCGAATATTGAGCCCTTGTTCGACAGGTTATTGATTTTCTGGTCTGACCGTAGAAATCCTCATGAGGTGAAGCCTGCGTTTGCCACCAG gtaCGCCATTACTGTCTGGTATTTTGACGGCAAGGAGCGCATCGAAGCCAAAGAGCGTTTCAAGAGGG CTTCGGCACAGAAGGCCTTGAAATTCGACTAG
- the egln2 gene encoding uncharacterized protein egln2 isoform X1 → MDDPQAEWLTAHGRRSIAGAWSRPPVQRPGPWAAAAPPRVHMGLRGLGSEPVAGCSPLGRLLSPARHGRASGDDVSTRLLAVCPGTQLDTSPAGTQLDTSPAGTQLDTLSAGAQSITACPGTELDTLSAGSRSVTVCLGAQLDAVSAGTQSGTVCQGIQLDTLSAETQVETLCPGIQFDTLSERTQLDTLCPGIQLDTLSETIQLDTLCPGIQLDVLSAGTQLVTVGKVPGTGGRDLRGDYSDCYHPGDLQLSLDPLLRALSSSQQVPGQKRGLENGEDSCPVPGTWQGVAGASGQCSKRKRLENGNSEGSSRLLNGMAPYKRRRGEEGQISPLEGGRGTVQGSQLRLQTQELVSKYIVPCMNCYGICVKDNFLGGVLGGKILMEVLALHRNGTLMDGKVVSPLTVPTTNIRGDKIAWVEGSEPNCTSIGELMSRIDELIIHSAGRLGNYRINGRTKGRRHWVSCKNTTLEKLSRSNRVLDVAKAMVACYPGRGTGYVRHIDNPNGDGRCVTCIYYLNRDWDVSVHGGLLQIFPENRSEVANIEPLFDRLLIFWSDRRNPHEVKPAFATRYAITVWYFDGKERIEAKERFKRASAQKALKFD, encoded by the exons ATGGACGACCCGCAGGCCGAGTGGCTGACAGCGCACGGCCGCCGGAGCATCGCCGGTGCCTGGAGCCGGCCGCCGGTGCAGCGTCCCGGCCCGTGGGCTGCAGCAGCCCCGCCACGCGTCCACATGGGGCTGCGGGGCTTGGGCAGCGAGCCGGTGGCGGGCTGCAGCCCGCTTGGCCGGCTTCTGTCTCCGGCTAGGCATGGCAGGGCGAGCGGAGACGATGTGTCCACCCGGTTACTTGCAGTGTGCCCGGGAACGCAGTTGGATACATCGCCGGCGGGAACGCAGTTGGATACATCGCCGGCGGGAACGCAGTTGGATACATTGTCGGCGGGAGCCCAGTCGATAACAGCGTGTCCGGGAACCGAGTTGGATACATTGTCGGCGGGAAGCCGGTCAGTTACAGTGTGCCTGGGAGCCCAACTGGATGCCGTGTCGGCAGGAACACAGTCAGGTACAGTGTGCCAAGGAATCCAATTGGATACATTGTCAGCAGAAACCCAGGTGGAAACATTGTGCCCGGGAATCCAGTTCGATACATTGTCAGAGAGAACTCAGTTGGATACATTGTGCCCAGGAATCCAGTTGGATACGTTGTCAGAGACAATCCAGTTGGATACATTGTGCCCAGGAATCCAGTTGGATGTATTGTCGGCGGGAACCCAGTTGGTTACAGTGGGTAAAGTGCCTGGTACTGGTGGCAGAGATCTGAGGGGGGATTACTCGGACTGCTACCACCCTGGCGATCTCCAGCTCTCCCTAGACCCGCTCCTCAGAGCACTCTCCTCCAGTCAGCAGGTCCCAGGCCAGAAAAGGGGCTTGGAAAATGGAGAGGACTCTTGTCCAGTGCCTGGCACTTGGCAGGGAGTGGCTGGTGCCAGTGGCCAGTGCTCCAAGAGGAAGAGGCTGGAGAACGGCAACAGCGAAGGGAGCTCCAGGCTGCTGAATGGCATGGCCCCCTacaagaggaggagaggagaggaaggacaAATTTCCCCTCTGGAAGGTGGCAGAGGGACAGTCCAGGGGTCACAACTGAGGCTGCAAACTCAGGAACTGGTCAGCAAGTACATCGTGCCCTGCATGAACTGCTATGGCATCTGCGTCAAGGATAACTTCCTTGGTGGAGTGTTGGGCGGCAAGATCCtgatggaggtgctggctctccaccggAACGGGACACTGATGGACGGCAAAGTGGTGAGCCCCCTCACCGTCCCCACCACCAACATCCGGGGGGATAAGATCGCCTGGGTGGAGGGGAGCGAGCCCAACTGCACCAGCATCGGGGAGCTGATGAGCAGGATTGACGAGCTGATCATTCACAGCGCCGGCAGGCTGGGCAACTACAGAATCAACGGGAGGACAAAG GGCAGACGTCATTGGGTTTCTTgcaaaaacacgacgctggagaaactcagcaggtcaaaccgtgtccttgatgtagcaaag GCCATGGTGGCTTGTTATCCTGGCCGCGGAACCGGCTACGTCCGACACATCGACAATCCCAACGGAGACGGTCGGTGCGTCACCTGCATTTACTACCTGAACAGGGACTGGGATGTCAGC GTTCATGGCGGACTTTTGCAGATATTTCCGGAGAATCGATCTGAAGTTGCGAATATTGAGCCCTTGTTCGACAGGTTATTGATTTTCTGGTCTGACCGTAGAAATCCTCATGAGGTGAAGCCTGCGTTTGCCACCAG gtaCGCCATTACTGTCTGGTATTTTGACGGCAAGGAGCGCATCGAAGCCAAAGAGCGTTTCAAGAGGG CTTCGGCACAGAAGGCCTTGAAATTCGACTAG